One window from the genome of Acinetobacter sp. ANC 7912 encodes:
- the pgaB gene encoding poly-beta-1,6-N-acetyl-D-glucosamine N-deacetylase PgaB — MSASHAEKTAMDLPENQFVTLTFHDVRDDVARRGDRDQYAISTEYLAQYFSWLNREGWKTISLKDIRRAREQKVSLPAKSVLLTFDDGALSGYTKVFPLLKQYKLHAVFAIPTSWIGTNHKDAIEAYGANNLMSWDQMREMQSSGLVEFVSHSHDMHRGVLANPQKNTQPAATARIYNPKTARYESDQAFKRRVMNDLKRSKEILERELSAPTHAIFWPYGAVTPEVEDIAKQAGLNMSFSLGTMAPLADSVKTYQRALIMNNPNPAEISEAMADFLYHTKQPYLEQKSFIQFNLQDLSQPTLKQADEKLSQFLNQLDALKTNQLILKPVADLDGNGTIDVTYFPNRQLKMQQDLLNRTVWQARTRTYQRVYAELPLSLANQGYNLVQLVEDMFKYNGNLEGLVIDAGKELNCAIETSQWSDDCKKQIQRVIDLKQQSGQQAKYYANISNVYLAVLKIKTNKSIGLKHLFDNLLDDADYIYLVVDEKMNKAEHNQLLKSIQLLTPVQKQRLMVGFDLAGQLNKDQWTTRRIADLRKQGIQKISLENYNFKNAGHVQQRLYASISLNGNPLAYRDPFKAQGEHQ, encoded by the coding sequence ATGAGTGCTAGCCATGCTGAAAAGACAGCGATGGACTTACCTGAAAACCAGTTTGTAACGTTGACGTTTCATGATGTACGGGATGATGTGGCTCGTCGAGGGGACCGGGATCAGTACGCAATTAGTACCGAATATCTAGCACAATATTTTTCTTGGTTAAACCGCGAAGGCTGGAAGACCATTAGTTTGAAAGATATTCGTCGCGCCCGTGAGCAGAAAGTTTCCTTACCGGCAAAATCTGTTTTATTAACTTTTGATGATGGGGCTTTGAGTGGTTATACCAAGGTTTTTCCTTTATTAAAGCAATATAAATTGCATGCTGTATTTGCAATTCCAACCAGCTGGATTGGTACTAATCATAAAGATGCCATAGAAGCTTATGGTGCTAATAACCTGATGAGTTGGGATCAAATGCGGGAAATGCAAAGTAGTGGTCTGGTTGAATTCGTTTCCCATTCACACGATATGCACCGTGGTGTGTTGGCAAATCCACAAAAAAATACACAACCTGCGGCGACTGCAAGAATTTATAATCCCAAGACTGCTCGTTACGAATCTGATCAAGCATTTAAACGGCGTGTGATGAATGATTTAAAGCGTTCTAAAGAAATTTTGGAGCGAGAACTTTCGGCACCGACTCATGCGATCTTTTGGCCATACGGAGCTGTAACCCCAGAGGTTGAAGATATTGCTAAGCAAGCTGGGCTTAATATGTCCTTCAGTTTGGGAACTATGGCACCACTGGCGGATTCAGTTAAAACCTATCAGCGGGCACTGATTATGAATAATCCTAATCCTGCTGAAATATCTGAAGCTATGGCTGACTTCTTGTACCATACCAAACAGCCTTATCTGGAACAAAAGAGCTTCATTCAGTTTAACTTACAAGATCTTAGCCAGCCAACGCTAAAACAGGCAGATGAAAAGTTAAGCCAGTTTTTGAATCAACTAGATGCCTTGAAAACTAATCAGCTAATTCTAAAACCAGTTGCTGACTTGGATGGCAATGGCACGATTGATGTGACTTATTTCCCAAATCGACAGTTAAAAATGCAGCAGGATCTGCTTAACCGTACAGTCTGGCAGGCCCGCACGCGAACTTACCAGCGTGTATATGCAGAGTTGCCGCTGAGCCTAGCCAATCAAGGTTATAACCTGGTTCAGCTGGTTGAAGATATGTTCAAATATAATGGTAACCTGGAAGGTTTAGTTATTGATGCAGGAAAGGAGTTAAACTGTGCAATCGAAACTTCACAATGGTCTGATGACTGTAAAAAACAAATCCAGCGTGTCATTGATTTAAAACAGCAGTCTGGGCAACAGGCAAAATACTATGCCAATATCAGTAATGTATACCTTGCAGTTTTGAAGATTAAAACGAATAAGAGTATTGGATTAAAACATTTATTTGATAATCTGTTAGATGATGCTGATTATATTTATCTAGTAGTCGATGAAAAAATGAATAAAGCTGAGCATAATCAGCTTCTTAAAAGTATTCAGCTTCTTACACCTGTACAAAAACAACGCTTGATGGTGGGTTTTGATCTCGCTGGCCAGCTAAATAAAGATCAGTGGACTACACGTCGCATTGCCGATCTACGTAAACAGGGCATTCAAAAAATCTCACTTGAAAACTATAACTTTAAAAATGCCGGACATGTTCAGCAAAGGCTTTATGCATCTATTAGTTTAAATGGTAATCCTTTGGCTTATCGTGATCCATTTAAGGCACAAGGAGAACATCAATGA
- the pgaC gene encoding poly-beta-1,6-N-acetyl-D-glucosamine synthase gives MSQINLSDVVFGFAFFYPLFMAWMWIAGGLWFFFKREFNQKDLPEPGNAGCSILIPCFNEAEQIKQTIRYAMQTQYPKFEVIAINDGSTDQTGNILDELSDKYPNLRVVHLAENQGKAYALRAGAMVSRYEYLICIDGDALIHPHCVLWMMHHLTMYPRVGAVTGNPRILNRSSVLGKVQVGEFSSIIGLIKRAQRTYGRIFTVSGVCAGFRKTALNRIGYWRDDMITEDIDVSWRLQFDHWDVQYVPQALTYIYMPETFKGLWKQRLRWAQGGVEVLFAYVPKIFKWHLRRMWPIALESMISVLWAYTMFGVFVLFFYGLFFSVAPEWYIKSLMPQWYGVILGSSCLIQFIVSLWIDRRYDKGRMFRSYFWVIWYPLFFWILTMLTTVVALPKTIFKTKTRARWTSPDRGYRGETEVE, from the coding sequence ATGAGTCAAATTAATTTAAGTGATGTGGTCTTTGGTTTTGCCTTTTTCTATCCACTATTTATGGCTTGGATGTGGATTGCAGGTGGTCTTTGGTTCTTTTTTAAACGTGAGTTTAATCAGAAGGATTTGCCTGAACCGGGTAATGCGGGTTGCAGTATTTTGATCCCTTGTTTTAATGAGGCTGAGCAGATCAAGCAAACGATACGTTATGCCATGCAAACCCAATATCCCAAATTTGAGGTGATTGCGATTAATGATGGGAGTACTGATCAAACTGGCAATATTTTAGATGAGTTATCGGATAAATATCCAAATTTGCGAGTGGTCCATCTTGCAGAAAACCAAGGTAAAGCCTATGCACTGCGTGCTGGTGCAATGGTCAGTCGCTATGAATATTTAATCTGCATTGATGGTGATGCTTTAATACATCCGCATTGTGTTTTGTGGATGATGCATCATTTAACAATGTATCCACGTGTGGGAGCGGTCACAGGAAACCCACGCATTCTGAATCGTTCCAGTGTTTTAGGTAAAGTTCAGGTGGGGGAATTCTCCTCTATTATTGGGCTGATAAAACGTGCACAGCGCACTTATGGACGGATCTTTACTGTCTCTGGTGTGTGCGCGGGTTTTAGAAAAACTGCGTTAAACCGTATTGGCTATTGGCGTGATGACATGATTACGGAGGATATTGATGTATCGTGGCGTCTACAATTTGACCACTGGGATGTGCAATACGTTCCACAGGCATTGACCTATATCTATATGCCCGAAACATTTAAAGGCTTATGGAAGCAGCGTCTTCGTTGGGCACAGGGGGGAGTAGAAGTCCTGTTTGCCTATGTCCCAAAAATATTCAAATGGCATCTACGCCGTATGTGGCCAATCGCGCTGGAATCTATGATCAGTGTGCTTTGGGCTTATACTATGTTCGGTGTATTCGTCTTATTTTTCTATGGATTGTTCTTTTCAGTGGCACCAGAGTGGTATATCAAATCGCTCATGCCACAATGGTATGGTGTAATACTCGGTTCTAGCTGTTTGATTCAATTCATCGTGAGTTTGTGGATTGATCGTCGTTATGACAAAGGGAGAATGTTTAGAAGTTATTTCTGGGTCATTTGGTATCCGTTATTTTTCTGGATTTTAACTATGTTAACGACGGTAGTTGCTTTACCGAAAACCATTTTCAAAACCAAAACCCGAGCACGGTGGACAAGTCCTGACAGAGGTTACCGTGGTGAGACAGAGGTAGAATAA
- the pgaD gene encoding poly-beta-1,6-N-acetyl-D-glucosamine biosynthesis protein PgaD, whose translation MLKNNNNTAQKQIKIAEYIEVPATIEIPKLELSQVEGVELDIPEYIDVPDYVKDRTGGYTLMAVGWMVWAWLFMPLVSLSLWWFESNLIMGQILSESSPYQGLTLIKLASLIVITFSCLLIWAGYNWFRFNGKDRRSAPKPVESQQIAHNFALDKHALLEMVQAKNLTLHYNQAGKLEQYNIQGQFMKVSSA comes from the coding sequence ATGCTGAAAAATAACAATAATACTGCGCAGAAGCAGATTAAAATTGCAGAATATATAGAAGTCCCGGCAACTATTGAAATACCTAAGCTTGAGCTTTCTCAGGTGGAAGGTGTGGAATTAGATATTCCTGAATATATAGATGTCCCAGATTATGTGAAAGACAGAACAGGTGGGTATACCCTAATGGCTGTAGGTTGGATGGTATGGGCTTGGTTGTTTATGCCTCTGGTTTCATTAAGTTTATGGTGGTTTGAGTCTAATCTGATTATGGGGCAGATATTAAGTGAATCTAGTCCCTATCAAGGACTGACTTTAATCAAGCTGGCTAGTTTAATTGTAATCACTTTTTCATGCTTGTTGATCTGGGCAGGCTATAACTGGTTTCGTTTTAATGGAAAGGATCGGAGATCAGCCCCTAAACCAGTGGAGTCACAGCAAATTGCACATAATTTTGCACTTGATAAACATGCCCTATTGGAAATGGTGCAGGCCAAGAATTTGACTTTACACTATAATCAAGCGGGTAAATTAGAACAGTATAATATTCAAGGGCAATTTATGAAGGTTTCTTCGGCTTAA
- the pgaB gene encoding poly-beta-1,6-N-acetyl-D-glucosamine N-deacetylase PgaB yields MKIKFSSREKLFNISFSLICCLSLISPASSSANDLNNLSYSNSPTAEQNKLDQQIEMSIMHLDIDYIYDPDPKQLTQNITHLIKRIHEVQPNTIFLQAFADPDANGSAHEVYFPNPHLPVRADLFKNITDQIRSQTTVKTIYAWLPMWAWELPQHYQANYVKHANQNSKGYIRLSPFDPKNFVYVYDVYKALTNEVTIDGILYHDDITLNDFEDSSTYAIQVYKRWGFRNAEKLLRNPKHSDQLKFAKAKTAYLDGLALQLSLKLKEIHPNLRFARNSYAPVLLNPESEKWFAQSTVSTLQHYDYNAVMAMPYMEKAADPKQFYLDLIVKARQHDPALARTIFEIQTIDWNTQRKLSNEELLETVQLLKEQGVQHIGYYPEDPYLPHPSSLIFKPKKPS; encoded by the coding sequence ATGAAAATTAAATTTTCTTCTAGAGAAAAACTATTCAATATAAGTTTCAGTTTAATCTGTTGTTTGAGCTTAATCAGCCCAGCCTCTAGTTCAGCAAATGACTTAAATAACCTTTCCTATTCAAACTCGCCAACAGCAGAACAAAATAAGTTAGATCAACAAATTGAAATGTCGATCATGCATCTGGATATAGACTATATTTACGATCCAGATCCAAAACAACTAACACAGAATATTACTCATTTAATTAAAAGAATTCACGAAGTACAACCAAATACAATTTTCCTGCAAGCTTTCGCTGATCCAGATGCGAATGGTTCAGCACATGAAGTGTATTTTCCTAATCCTCATCTACCTGTAAGAGCAGATTTGTTTAAAAACATCACTGATCAGATTCGTAGTCAGACCACTGTCAAAACAATCTATGCGTGGCTACCGATGTGGGCTTGGGAACTACCACAGCATTATCAAGCAAATTATGTAAAACATGCGAATCAGAATTCTAAAGGCTATATTCGTCTTTCACCTTTTGATCCTAAAAACTTTGTTTACGTTTATGATGTTTATAAGGCTCTAACTAATGAGGTGACTATTGATGGAATTTTGTATCATGATGACATTACCTTAAACGACTTTGAAGATAGTTCGACTTATGCTATACAAGTTTACAAACGCTGGGGATTTAGAAATGCTGAGAAATTGCTTCGTAATCCAAAGCATTCCGATCAATTAAAATTTGCCAAGGCAAAAACTGCCTATCTTGATGGCCTTGCCCTACAATTAAGTCTTAAACTAAAAGAAATACATCCTAATCTCAGGTTTGCTCGCAATTCTTATGCCCCTGTCCTGCTAAATCCTGAAAGCGAAAAGTGGTTTGCACAATCCACAGTAAGTACTCTACAACACTATGATTACAACGCTGTAATGGCAATGCCATATATGGAAAAGGCAGCAGATCCAAAACAGTTTTATCTCGATCTGATTGTAAAAGCACGCCAGCATGATCCGGCACTGGCCCGAACTATTTTCGAGATTCAGACTATTGATTGGAACACACAACGTAAGCTGTCAAATGAAGAACTATTAGAAACAGTGCAATTATTGAAAGAACAAGGGGTGCAGCATATTGGTTATTATCCGGAAGACCCGTACCTACCACACCCCTCCTCATTAATTTTTAAGCCGAAGAAACCTTCATAA
- a CDS encoding flotillin family protein, producing the protein MLDFDLFNILIIAGVIFVVLITFGLIIARLYHRSSKEISFVRTGWGGEKVILGGGAIVLPVLHEIIPVNMNTLRLEVRRADDQALITRDRMRVDVMAEFYVRVKPTADSIATAAQTLGQKTMSPNELKNLVEGKFVDSLRAVAAEMAMEELHEKRVDFVQKVQQVVSEDLHKNGLELETVSLTGLDQTGFKYFNPQNAFDAEGLTKLTETIEDRRRKRNHIEQDTDLAIRAKNLEAEQARLQIIREEEYAKLQQEREIAIRRAEQFAEIAAQEAAKKREAEEARIAAEREIELKRIASARDVENENIQKAQLVQKAQVEQKKTIELAEQDRAIAIAEKSRAESEAKAQADLARAQAVKAEEEVVTVRQIQQAERQKAVELVAAKEQAEKEAIAITVAAEAGKQAAADEAEAVRIAAEAEAEKVRLKAKGEAEAKVLLAEAMEKQYKVDAEGTRAVNEANNVLSSEQVEMQIRLAMLKYLPEIIRESVKPMENIDDIKILQVNGLHGSSAGAEASYEGNNVALSDQVVNSALRYRSQAPLIDSLMSELGIQGGDINGMTQSLKAKA; encoded by the coding sequence ATGCTAGATTTTGATTTATTTAATATTTTAATTATTGCAGGGGTAATTTTTGTTGTTCTGATTACTTTTGGGTTAATCATTGCACGTCTTTATCACCGCTCCAGCAAGGAAATTTCTTTTGTTCGTACCGGTTGGGGCGGTGAAAAAGTGATTCTTGGCGGTGGCGCCATCGTTTTACCGGTGCTGCACGAAATCATTCCAGTGAATATGAATACCCTGCGTCTCGAAGTCCGCCGCGCAGATGATCAGGCGCTGATTACCCGAGACCGTATGCGTGTCGATGTGATGGCAGAGTTCTATGTCCGGGTAAAACCGACTGCAGATTCCATTGCCACAGCAGCACAAACCCTCGGTCAAAAGACCATGTCTCCAAATGAGCTAAAAAATCTGGTGGAAGGTAAATTCGTCGATTCTTTACGTGCCGTTGCAGCCGAAATGGCGATGGAAGAACTGCATGAAAAACGGGTCGACTTCGTCCAGAAAGTTCAACAAGTAGTTTCAGAAGACTTGCATAAAAATGGCCTGGAACTTGAAACCGTTTCTTTAACTGGCCTAGATCAAACTGGCTTTAAATATTTCAATCCACAAAATGCCTTCGATGCCGAAGGTTTAACCAAGCTGACTGAAACCATCGAAGACCGTCGCCGTAAACGTAACCATATTGAACAGGATACTGATCTGGCGATTCGTGCCAAAAACCTTGAAGCAGAACAGGCACGTTTACAGATCATCCGTGAAGAAGAATATGCCAAGCTGCAACAGGAACGTGAAATTGCCATTCGCCGTGCTGAACAGTTTGCTGAAATTGCAGCACAGGAAGCTGCGAAAAAACGGGAAGCGGAAGAAGCGCGTATTGCAGCAGAACGTGAAATTGAATTAAAACGCATTGCCTCAGCACGCGATGTTGAAAATGAAAATATCCAAAAAGCCCAACTAGTACAAAAAGCACAAGTTGAGCAAAAGAAAACCATTGAGCTGGCTGAACAGGATCGCGCCATTGCCATTGCAGAAAAATCTCGCGCTGAATCTGAAGCTAAAGCACAAGCGGATCTCGCCCGTGCTCAAGCAGTAAAAGCGGAAGAAGAAGTTGTGACTGTGCGTCAAATCCAGCAAGCAGAACGTCAAAAAGCAGTTGAACTGGTTGCGGCAAAAGAACAGGCAGAAAAAGAAGCCATTGCCATTACGGTTGCTGCCGAAGCAGGCAAACAGGCTGCTGCTGATGAGGCAGAAGCGGTACGTATTGCTGCTGAAGCAGAAGCTGAAAAAGTCCGTCTAAAAGCGAAAGGTGAAGCGGAAGCCAAGGTGTTACTGGCGGAAGCAATGGAGAAACAATATAAAGTTGATGCAGAAGGGACCCGCGCGGTCAACGAAGCAAATAATGTCCTGTCTTCTGAACAGGTGGAAATGCAAATCCGTCTGGCCATGCTGAAATACTTGCCAGAAATTATTCGTGAAAGTGTTAAGCCTATGGAAAATATTGACGATATCAAGATCCTACAAGTTAATGGTCTGCATGGGTCATCTGCTGGAGCTGAGGCTTCTTATGAAGGTAATAATGTTGCCCTTTCCGACCAAGTCGTAAATAGTGCGCTACGTTACCGCAGCCAAGCACCCCTCATCGATAGCCTGATGAGTGAATTAGGGATTCAGGGTGGAGATATTAATGGGATGACGCAAAGCCTAAAAGCGAAAGCTTGA
- a CDS encoding YqiJ family protein: MWELFTEPSNIVFSISLSLMLMFAALECILLFLGGGSQSVFDQLLPEDTSLSELHPAQDPSLFTKVFDWLYLGKLPIFIWLIIFLSTYGLSGLILQGLFERITGYLLSGWLISPACLFLCMPIVRFNAKMAEKIMPKDETTAIHIEELIGRTGTIILGDARINSPAQAKVQDQFGQTHYVLVEPAADEVLPQGQNVVLVEKTRVGFQATRL, from the coding sequence ATGTGGGAGCTTTTTACCGAACCATCTAACATTGTATTTAGTATCAGTTTAAGCCTGATGCTGATGTTTGCAGCCCTAGAATGCATCCTGCTGTTCTTGGGAGGCGGTTCGCAAAGTGTTTTTGATCAGCTCCTGCCCGAAGATACTTCTCTCTCTGAGCTGCATCCCGCGCAAGATCCAAGCCTGTTTACTAAAGTTTTTGACTGGCTTTATTTAGGCAAATTGCCAATCTTTATCTGGCTGATTATCTTCCTGAGTACCTATGGTTTAAGCGGCCTGATCCTGCAGGGCCTCTTTGAACGGATAACTGGCTATTTACTTAGTGGCTGGCTAATTTCCCCTGCCTGTCTGTTCCTATGCATGCCAATCGTACGTTTCAATGCCAAAATGGCTGAGAAAATCATGCCTAAAGATGAAACCACCGCGATTCATATTGAAGAACTCATTGGCCGTACCGGTACCATTATTCTAGGCGATGCCCGCATCAACTCCCCGGCCCAAGCCAAGGTTCAGGACCAGTTCGGTCAAACCCATTATGTCCTGGTTGAACCTGCGGCGGATGAAGTTTTGCCACAAGGTCAGAATGTTGTACTGGTAGAAAAAACACGTGTCGGCTTTCAGGCAACCAGACTCTGA
- the cysD gene encoding sulfate adenylyltransferase subunit CysD, producing the protein MSLNEERLTHLKQLEAESIHIIREVAAEFENPVMLYSIGKDSAVMLHLALKAFYPAKLPFPLLHVDTGWKFKDMIKFRDNMAKEHGFDLIVHQNKEGRDAGVNPFDYGSSKYTDIMKTQGLKQALDKYQFDAAFGGARRDEEKSRAKERVYSFRDSKHRWDPKNQRPELWNLYNGKVNKGESIRVFPLSNWTELDIWQYIYLENIKLVPLYLAAERPVVERNGTLIMVDDERMRLNPGEVPQMKSVRFRTLGCYPLTGAVESTATTLPEIIQEMLLATTSERQGRMIDHDEAGSMEKKKQEGYF; encoded by the coding sequence ATGTCATTAAATGAGGAAAGACTTACTCATCTTAAACAGCTTGAAGCTGAGAGTATTCACATCATTCGCGAAGTTGCAGCTGAGTTTGAAAACCCAGTCATGCTTTACTCAATTGGTAAAGATTCAGCAGTAATGCTGCATTTAGCACTGAAAGCGTTCTATCCTGCCAAGCTTCCATTCCCACTACTCCATGTAGATACGGGCTGGAAGTTTAAAGACATGATCAAGTTCCGTGACAACATGGCCAAAGAGCATGGCTTTGATCTGATCGTGCATCAGAACAAAGAAGGTCGTGATGCGGGCGTTAACCCATTCGACTATGGCAGCTCTAAATATACTGACATTATGAAAACCCAAGGTCTGAAACAGGCGCTGGACAAATATCAGTTTGATGCTGCTTTCGGTGGTGCACGTCGTGACGAAGAAAAATCACGTGCCAAAGAACGTGTTTATTCATTCCGTGATTCTAAACATCGTTGGGATCCTAAAAACCAGCGTCCTGAACTTTGGAACCTTTACAACGGTAAAGTAAACAAAGGCGAAAGTATTCGTGTATTCCCACTGTCTAACTGGACTGAATTAGACATCTGGCAATATATCTACCTTGAAAATATTAAACTTGTTCCATTGTACTTAGCTGCTGAACGTCCAGTAGTTGAGCGTAATGGTACGCTGATCATGGTTGATGATGAGCGTATGCGCCTGAACCCAGGCGAAGTGCCACAAATGAAATCGGTTCGTTTCCGTACTTTAGGTTGTTATCCACTGACTGGTGCAGTTGAATCTACTGCAACAACTTTACCGGAAATTATCCAGGAAATGCTTTTAGCAACCACATCTGAACGTCAAGGCCGTATGATCGACCATGATGAAGCAGGTTCGATGGAAAAGAAAAAGCAGGAAGGTTACTTCTAA
- the cysN gene encoding sulfate adenylyltransferase subunit CysN, with product MSHQSELISQDILAYLKQHENKDLLRFLTCGNVDDGKSTLIGRLLYDSKLIYEDQLQAVTRDSKKVGTTGDAPDLALLVDGLQAEREQGITIDVAYRYFSTEKRKFIIADTPGHEQYTRNMATGASTADLAIILIDARYGVQTQTRRHSFIASLLGIRNIVVAVNKMDLVEFSEARFNEIQAEYNKFVDQLGDRKPANIIFTPISALNGDNVVNKSPNTPWYQGETLMETLENVEIAHDTSKHEFRFPVQYVNRPNLDFRGFCGTIALGEVKVGDEIVALPSGKKSTVKEIVTFDGNLDHAVAGQAITLTLNDEIDISRGNVLVKAGEQPLISRSARASVVWMNDQPLVVGKLYNVKFGTQTIPAKVAKINYRTNVNTLEKMQVEQLDLNAIADVTIEFDAPVVFDRYQDSRYTGSFIFIDRLSNVTVGAGMVEAAVEWTAHNEPVTAEARAARLGQKPAAVTVTAKALENAQALESLLIQQGVVAIAKAGLTAEQVALVRETGVVVITDLAEGTDVTYAQEAVEELAEKIVELVRL from the coding sequence ATGTCTCACCAATCAGAACTTATTAGCCAAGATATTTTGGCTTATTTGAAACAGCACGAAAATAAAGACTTATTGCGTTTCCTGACTTGCGGTAACGTGGATGATGGTAAATCAACCCTGATCGGCCGTCTGCTTTACGATTCAAAACTGATTTATGAAGATCAGCTGCAAGCCGTAACTCGTGACTCTAAAAAAGTGGGTACGACTGGCGATGCACCTGACTTGGCACTTCTTGTCGATGGTCTGCAAGCTGAACGTGAGCAGGGTATTACTATTGATGTGGCTTACCGTTATTTCTCTACTGAAAAACGTAAGTTCATTATTGCCGACACCCCGGGGCACGAACAGTACACCCGTAACATGGCCACTGGTGCGTCTACTGCCGACCTTGCGATCATCCTGATCGATGCGCGTTATGGTGTTCAGACTCAGACACGTCGTCACTCATTTATTGCGAGTCTTTTAGGTATTCGTAATATCGTGGTTGCAGTGAACAAGATGGACCTGGTTGAATTTTCTGAAGCACGCTTCAATGAAATTCAGGCTGAATACAACAAGTTCGTTGATCAGTTAGGCGATCGTAAGCCTGCCAACATCATCTTTACGCCAATTTCTGCGTTAAATGGTGATAACGTTGTCAACAAATCTCCAAATACACCTTGGTACCAAGGTGAAACCTTAATGGAGACTTTGGAAAACGTTGAAATTGCGCACGATACCAGCAAGCACGAATTCCGTTTCCCAGTTCAGTATGTCAACCGTCCTAACCTCGACTTCCGTGGTTTCTGCGGTACCATCGCACTGGGTGAAGTAAAAGTTGGCGATGAAATTGTTGCGCTGCCATCTGGCAAGAAATCAACAGTGAAAGAAATCGTGACTTTTGACGGTAATCTGGATCATGCTGTTGCAGGTCAGGCGATCACATTAACACTGAACGACGAAATTGATATTTCACGTGGTAACGTGTTGGTGAAAGCAGGTGAACAACCGCTAATTTCACGTTCTGCTCGTGCATCTGTAGTTTGGATGAATGATCAGCCATTGGTTGTTGGCAAACTTTATAATGTGAAGTTTGGTACTCAAACCATCCCTGCAAAAGTTGCAAAAATTAACTACCGTACCAATGTGAATACATTGGAAAAAATGCAGGTTGAGCAGCTTGATCTGAATGCGATTGCTGACGTGACCATTGAATTTGATGCGCCAGTGGTATTCGACCGTTATCAAGACAGCCGTTACACAGGTTCATTCATCTTCATTGACCGTCTAAGCAACGTGACTGTTGGTGCGGGTATGGTTGAAGCTGCGGTAGAATGGACTGCACACAACGAGCCTGTAACTGCTGAAGCACGTGCTGCACGTTTAGGTCAAAAACCTGCTGCAGTAACTGTAACTGCAAAAGCTCTGGAAAATGCACAAGCACTTGAAAGCCTGTTGATCCAACAAGGTGTGGTTGCAATTGCAAAAGCTGGTCTGACTGCTGAACAGGTTGCACTTGTACGTGAAACTGGTGTGGTAGTGATTACTGACCTTGCAGAAGGTACAGATGTGACTTATGCACAAGAAGCCGTTGAAGAACTTGCTGAGAAAATTGTGGAATTAGTTCGTCTATAA
- a CDS encoding transposase: MNMDIYSATPPVAKKRRKYSKEFKLSIVNACKNPNTSIASVALQHSINANLVSRWIRIFSHHEGAVQDPTHVNPAFIALPYTAAISQPIDERITLCITVPHTNNDIQLKWQTSEIPALAELLKALAT; the protein is encoded by the coding sequence ATGAACATGGATATATATTCAGCAACACCTCCTGTTGCTAAAAAACGCAGAAAATACAGCAAAGAATTCAAACTCAGTATTGTCAATGCCTGTAAAAATCCTAATACCTCGATCGCTTCGGTCGCACTGCAACATAGTATTAATGCCAACCTTGTCAGTCGTTGGATCAGGATCTTCAGCCATCATGAGGGTGCCGTACAGGATCCTACTCATGTGAATCCAGCATTTATTGCTTTGCCTTACACTGCTGCAATCAGCCAACCTATTGATGAGAGAATCACGTTGTGTATCACCGTGCCTCATACGAATAATGATATTCAGCTAAAATGGCAGACATCAGAAATACCTGCCTTGGCAGAATTACTCAAGGCACTTGCAACATGA
- the tnpB gene encoding IS66 family insertion sequence element accessory protein TnpB (TnpB, as the term is used for proteins encoded by IS66 family insertion elements, is considered an accessory protein, since TnpC, encoded by a neighboring gene, is a DDE family transposase.), with translation MIRIDEIWLSTQPMDMRAGMDTTMAQVVRAFGYIKPHCAYLFCNKRGHRMKVLVHDGLGIWLCARRLEQGKFHWAQVHQGETVALSPEQLQALIQGLPWQRIGRQQVVTML, from the coding sequence ATGATCCGCATTGATGAAATCTGGTTGTCTACTCAGCCCATGGACATGCGTGCAGGTATGGATACGACCATGGCTCAGGTGGTGAGAGCCTTTGGCTACATCAAACCGCATTGTGCTTACCTGTTCTGTAATAAACGTGGCCATCGCATGAAAGTACTGGTACATGATGGACTGGGCATCTGGCTGTGTGCCCGGCGGCTGGAACAGGGCAAATTTCACTGGGCTCAAGTTCACCAAGGTGAAACCGTGGCCCTCAGCCCGGAACAGTTACAGGCACTGATCCAAGGTTTGCCCTGGCAGCGCATTGGACGACAGCAGGTGGTGACGATGCTCTAA